From one Gracilibacillus salinarum genomic stretch:
- a CDS encoding beta-galactosidase has product MTKTIVFYDEQFPYDGARPSQAMLEQLGNTFEVVNADQLSEALQDQHVSSYVHLHGPYFPKEAWPDLLAFFKKGHGLLHIGGAPFRHPVHQTAHGEWQVERAQTAYHRQLQIHEILPVDPAPIKYLEADHKLPVLEGKETLFSIEPTHNLILHVTRHRDRPEENGSSGPMDAHIHPLLKGISNDDREVAAPAVLLENTKGDFAGGRWLMINQMIGDRFWQNGGVAAIAEWSDFTRNGVTEIWVKPNYATYEPGDRASITVQIEEMIQQSVEWQFAITITKDSQIVWTGKETITATDELQFLRIPVDVAVEKGQYLIECLATSASGERRIYTQGFWGNDPELLQQGSVMEARRDYFWKDGRPFPIVGQTYMTSDVARKFIFMPNVAAWDHDMATMKEAGINLIRTGLWTGWRHLMFIDGHPSEEVLRSIDAFLLTAKRHDIEVTFNFFAFTPIAYEGENPYLDPRSVKAQKRFIRALVARHADTTNVQWDLINEPSMFDPERFFQGPRAVHDRFEQAAFEKWLKDRHGSITALQERWDMTPAELPDLASVVLPEQDDINFDIEKMKQPKQGLRWLDYTLFTMDMHNKWASELTEAIKSVNAKQLVTVGQDEAMYSQRPTPFFYQEAVDYTTVHSWWLMDQLVWDGIFTKTPHKPNLIQETGIMYVETADSKAKRSEEELRNILERKYAYAFSTGGAGAVQWLWNTNFYMNNTNESNIGALRADGTQKPEADVSYDFGRFIGEIRDLFIERELEEAAVVFPYSNDFSNRKFAFDATTSLTRVLSYQMNVPFRAMGEYHLEALEEQPPKLLIVPSAHNFSKEASEKIFDYVRESGATLLWTGPIGLDAYWEHGQPLADLFGEYRLSNVVREERLTIDGVNHPVSFGDRRIGEVNKEVVDETSRLLEGKLGKGTVLWCPLPVELNERAEVLESLYRQALERAGVAAELKWLEGGDLPGVYGRKLTFRDGYLYTFVSEYASDTAVKIQDPVTHKVYQFKLEKERSVLFATNKQGEVTASYRHQEIYQGVTS; this is encoded by the coding sequence GTGACAAAGACAATCGTTTTCTATGATGAGCAATTTCCTTATGATGGTGCAAGACCGTCACAGGCAATGTTAGAGCAGCTGGGTAATACGTTCGAGGTAGTCAACGCGGATCAACTCAGTGAAGCGTTACAGGATCAACATGTCAGCAGTTATGTGCATTTGCATGGTCCCTATTTTCCAAAAGAGGCATGGCCGGACTTGTTAGCCTTTTTCAAAAAAGGGCATGGTCTGCTTCATATCGGAGGGGCGCCATTCCGTCATCCGGTTCACCAGACTGCGCACGGTGAATGGCAGGTAGAAAGGGCACAAACGGCATACCACCGGCAATTACAAATTCATGAAATATTGCCGGTTGATCCTGCACCGATAAAATATCTGGAGGCAGATCACAAGCTGCCGGTTTTGGAAGGGAAAGAAACGTTATTTTCGATTGAGCCAACACATAATTTAATTTTGCATGTGACCCGACATCGGGATCGCCCTGAAGAGAATGGTTCGAGCGGTCCGATGGATGCCCACATTCATCCGTTATTGAAAGGGATCTCCAATGATGACCGGGAAGTAGCTGCACCAGCGGTATTACTAGAGAATACGAAAGGTGACTTTGCTGGTGGCAGATGGCTGATGATCAACCAAATGATTGGCGACCGTTTTTGGCAAAATGGTGGTGTAGCGGCTATTGCAGAGTGGTCCGATTTTACAAGAAATGGTGTAACGGAGATTTGGGTGAAGCCGAATTATGCGACCTATGAGCCGGGAGACCGTGCGAGCATTACCGTACAAATTGAGGAAATGATCCAGCAGTCAGTGGAATGGCAATTTGCTATCACAATCACGAAGGATTCACAGATAGTCTGGACAGGAAAGGAAACGATAACTGCGACAGATGAACTGCAATTTCTGCGAATTCCCGTCGATGTCGCGGTAGAAAAAGGACAATACCTGATAGAATGTCTGGCTACTTCTGCTTCGGGCGAACGGCGTATCTATACGCAAGGGTTCTGGGGAAATGATCCAGAATTATTGCAGCAGGGAAGTGTGATGGAAGCACGAAGAGATTACTTCTGGAAAGATGGGCGGCCTTTTCCGATTGTTGGCCAAACTTATATGACGTCTGACGTTGCAAGGAAATTTATCTTTATGCCGAACGTCGCTGCCTGGGACCATGATATGGCAACGATGAAGGAAGCTGGGATTAATTTAATTCGTACAGGACTGTGGACGGGCTGGCGTCACCTTATGTTTATCGATGGGCATCCATCGGAAGAGGTGCTGCGTTCGATCGATGCGTTTCTGCTTACCGCCAAAAGGCATGATATCGAGGTGACGTTTAACTTTTTTGCTTTTACACCAATTGCCTACGAGGGAGAGAATCCTTATCTTGACCCTCGCAGTGTAAAAGCACAGAAACGCTTTATCCGGGCATTGGTAGCCAGACATGCCGATACAACGAATGTGCAATGGGATTTAATCAATGAACCGTCGATGTTTGATCCCGAGCGGTTTTTCCAAGGGCCGCGTGCTGTTCATGACCGTTTTGAACAGGCCGCTTTTGAAAAATGGCTGAAGGACAGACATGGATCGATTACAGCATTGCAGGAGCGTTGGGATATGACACCGGCAGAGCTGCCTGATTTAGCATCGGTCGTTTTACCGGAACAGGATGATATTAATTTTGACATCGAGAAGATGAAGCAGCCCAAACAAGGACTTCGTTGGCTCGACTACACATTGTTTACGATGGATATGCATAATAAGTGGGCAAGCGAGTTAACCGAAGCGATTAAGTCGGTGAATGCGAAGCAGCTCGTGACAGTCGGTCAGGATGAAGCCATGTACAGCCAGCGTCCTACTCCATTCTTCTATCAGGAGGCAGTCGATTATACGACGGTGCACTCATGGTGGTTGATGGATCAGCTTGTCTGGGACGGGATTTTTACCAAAACGCCCCACAAGCCGAATTTGATTCAGGAAACCGGTATTATGTATGTCGAAACGGCAGACAGCAAAGCGAAACGATCCGAAGAGGAATTACGCAATATTTTGGAGCGTAAGTATGCCTATGCTTTCTCAACTGGAGGGGCAGGTGCGGTCCAATGGTTGTGGAATACCAACTTCTATATGAATAATACAAATGAATCAAATATTGGTGCATTGCGGGCGGATGGCACACAAAAACCGGAAGCAGATGTCTCCTATGATTTCGGGAGATTTATCGGTGAGATTCGCGACTTGTTTATTGAACGTGAACTAGAAGAAGCAGCAGTGGTCTTTCCTTATTCGAACGACTTTTCCAACCGGAAATTTGCCTTCGATGCAACCACATCATTAACAAGGGTACTTTCGTATCAGATGAATGTGCCATTCCGGGCGATGGGAGAGTATCATCTTGAGGCACTGGAGGAACAGCCGCCGAAGCTGTTGATCGTGCCAAGTGCCCATAATTTTAGTAAGGAAGCATCCGAGAAAATCTTCGACTATGTGAGAGAGTCCGGTGCCACTCTTTTGTGGACAGGTCCGATCGGGCTTGATGCGTATTGGGAGCACGGACAGCCACTAGCTGATCTTTTTGGAGAATATCGTTTGTCCAATGTGGTTCGCGAAGAGAGGCTGACGATAGACGGAGTGAACCATCCCGTCTCATTCGGCGATCGCCGCATTGGGGAAGTAAATAAAGAAGTAGTAGACGAGACTAGCAGACTGCTAGAAGGTAAGCTTGGTAAGGGAACCGTGCTGTGGTGCCCATTGCCGGTTGAGTTGAACGAACGTGCGGAAGTGTTAGAATCTTTATACCGTCAAGCGTTGGAACGTGCCGGTGTGGCAGCAGAGTTAAAATGGCTCGAAGGCGGTGACCTGCCTGGAGTTTATGGAAGAAAATTAACGTTCCGCGATGGCTACCTGTATACATTTGTATCAGAGTATGCAAGCGATACAGCTGTTAAGATACAGGACCCTGTCACTCACAAGGTTTACCAATTTAAGTTGGAAAAAGAGCGGTCGGTGTTATTTGCGACGAATAAACAAGGTGAGGTAACAGCATCGTACCGGCATCAGGAGATTTATCAAGGAGTAACTTCCTGA
- a CDS encoding carbohydrate ABC transporter permease, whose product MSETTVNYDTVSKQARKKKRVKRGTIYLVLILFTIVNAYPIFWMIMNSFKTGQEFSFDPFGLPNEWVFVNYVEAWVTANIGSYFFNSLFVGIVALLICILFGAFASYFLARFQFKGRNLLYGFFVVGLLVPIHATLVPMFILMQKLGFINTHLALIFPYVAFNLPITIFLLTSFMGSFPKEIEESAIMDGCGPFRIFWSIILPMSRPALATAVILNFINNWNEFSFALVLINDDSLSTLPLGLANFAGEYTTNYTAQMAGLTMVLIPTILFYLVMEKQIVNGMTQGAVKG is encoded by the coding sequence ATGAGTGAAACAACGGTTAACTATGATACGGTATCGAAACAGGCTCGTAAGAAAAAGAGAGTGAAACGTGGCACGATTTATCTGGTTTTAATCTTGTTTACCATTGTCAATGCGTATCCGATTTTCTGGATGATTATGAACTCGTTTAAAACCGGGCAGGAATTTTCCTTTGATCCGTTCGGTTTGCCTAATGAATGGGTGTTTGTTAATTATGTGGAAGCATGGGTAACGGCCAATATCGGTTCTTATTTCTTCAACAGTTTATTTGTGGGGATTGTGGCGTTGCTGATTTGTATTCTGTTTGGGGCGTTTGCTTCCTATTTCCTGGCACGCTTTCAGTTTAAAGGCAGAAATTTGCTGTACGGGTTCTTCGTCGTCGGCTTATTGGTGCCGATTCACGCTACTTTGGTGCCGATGTTTATTCTGATGCAGAAGCTTGGATTTATAAATACCCATCTGGCCTTGATTTTCCCTTATGTGGCCTTTAATTTGCCGATTACGATATTTCTGTTAACAAGCTTCATGGGATCCTTTCCCAAAGAAATCGAAGAATCAGCGATTATGGATGGCTGTGGACCTTTTCGGATATTCTGGTCGATTATTCTGCCAATGAGTCGTCCGGCATTAGCGACCGCTGTTATCTTAAACTTTATTAACAACTGGAATGAATTCTCGTTTGCATTAGTATTGATTAATGATGATTCATTAAGCACATTGCCATTAGGTTTAGCTAATTTCGCCGGGGAGTATACCACCAATTATACCGCACAGATGGCAGGATTAACGATGGTGCTAATCCCAACGATTCTCTTCTATTTAGTGATGGAGAAACAAATCGTCAATGGTATGACACAAGGTGCTGTAAAAGGGTAA
- a CDS encoding carbohydrate ABC transporter permease: MHLLKKPWIIAVGVIPALTLYLIFSIVPIFISFYYSFMSWNGFSEMQFVGLANFQEVLQDKVFWSSVRNNVLVVLASVFGQIPIALALALLLNRKIRGAKFFRTIGFMPVVISTVVISITWRMIYNSEYGMINNFLEAIGLGFLQQNWLGDPTWAMIAVCITIIWQFVGLYFIIFLSALQTVPKEILEAAELDGASEWMKTRYVVIPSIWNIILISIVLCISGSLKTFDLIYVMTSGGPANSTEVMATYMYDKTFEGLRYGYGSAISVLIFVFSIGLIMITTKLLQRKEV; the protein is encoded by the coding sequence ATGCATTTATTAAAAAAACCGTGGATTATTGCAGTTGGAGTAATACCAGCGTTAACCCTTTATTTAATTTTTAGCATTGTGCCGATCTTTATTTCTTTTTATTATTCCTTTATGTCCTGGAATGGTTTCTCAGAGATGCAGTTCGTCGGATTGGCAAATTTCCAGGAAGTCTTACAGGATAAGGTATTCTGGTCATCGGTACGAAATAATGTACTGGTTGTCCTTGCGTCTGTATTCGGTCAAATACCGATTGCATTGGCATTAGCCTTATTGTTAAACCGCAAAATAAGAGGAGCTAAATTCTTTCGGACGATTGGGTTTATGCCGGTTGTGATTTCGACTGTCGTTATTTCGATTACATGGCGGATGATTTATAACTCGGAATACGGGATGATCAATAACTTTCTGGAAGCGATCGGGTTAGGTTTCCTGCAGCAGAATTGGCTTGGTGATCCAACCTGGGCAATGATTGCTGTCTGTATTACGATTATATGGCAGTTTGTCGGACTGTACTTTATTATTTTCTTGTCCGCTTTGCAAACGGTACCAAAAGAAATATTGGAAGCGGCTGAGCTCGACGGGGCATCGGAGTGGATGAAAACACGCTATGTCGTGATTCCTTCGATATGGAACATCATTTTAATTTCGATTGTGCTCTGTATCAGCGGCAGTTTGAAAACATTTGATTTAATTTACGTAATGACTTCCGGTGGACCTGCTAATTCAACGGAAGTGATGGCGACTTACATGTATGACAAAACATTCGAAGGACTTCGTTACGGCTACGGCAGTGCGATATCTGTTCTGATCTTTGTCTTTAGTATTGGGCTTATTATGATAACGACTAAATTACTGCAACGAAAAGAGGTGTAG
- a CDS encoding response regulator transcription factor translates to MTLKMLIVDDEPLICKGLANTIPWEQMNMEVIGTAMNGKKALEIMKKQQVDIVITDVYMPEMDGIELSKAIVDDFPEVTIIMISGYDEFEYARQALRIGVQDYLLKPVDIDELLALVQQIQQQIEETRIKEQAKQETVLTNYLSQQLFQLPDPSNLSEKIDSRAYAYRILLIEKRNYDHDADWATDQIKRLTDYSSICIETHENQLLLFLYGQEDIAEVNSLTSAIMAAFDQGISVAVSSAYQDLHQFASLYQELHARLSFYRGTDRQLITDAEDLPAEQDYELNQQLVCKIADAVFQQEQDETEAKVGQLFTEFEQKAITLRQIKEACCCLLESIKERGQDSSFAEIELGLHEELDLLLYNSVEAIRSLLIEDLERMIDYLKRTNDSHWIIQQAKQYIEKNFQKDVKALEVAEAHYITPNYFSMLFKQETGSSYSEYLNTIRINKAKALLTETSNKVFEIAEYVGYREYKYFVQVFKNYVGITPTQFRKLHSIEK, encoded by the coding sequence ATGACATTAAAGATGTTGATCGTGGATGATGAACCGTTAATATGTAAAGGATTAGCCAACACAATCCCGTGGGAGCAAATGAATATGGAAGTGATCGGGACCGCTATGAATGGAAAGAAAGCATTGGAAATCATGAAGAAGCAACAGGTCGATATTGTCATCACCGACGTGTATATGCCGGAAATGGACGGGATCGAGTTATCGAAAGCTATTGTGGACGATTTTCCGGAAGTGACTATTATTATGATCAGTGGCTATGATGAATTTGAATATGCTCGTCAGGCACTTCGAATCGGTGTTCAGGATTATTTACTTAAGCCTGTTGATATTGACGAATTACTGGCATTAGTACAACAGATCCAACAGCAAATAGAGGAAACAAGAATCAAGGAACAGGCGAAGCAGGAGACGGTATTGACCAACTATTTATCGCAGCAACTATTTCAGCTGCCGGATCCCTCGAATCTATCCGAAAAAATTGATAGCCGAGCGTATGCTTATCGAATACTGCTCATCGAAAAGCGAAACTATGATCATGATGCAGACTGGGCAACGGATCAGATAAAAAGGTTGACCGACTATTCCTCTATTTGTATCGAAACACACGAAAATCAGCTGCTGCTTTTTCTTTATGGACAGGAGGATATAGCAGAAGTAAACAGCCTTACCTCGGCAATAATGGCAGCATTTGATCAGGGAATCTCGGTGGCGGTTTCCTCTGCTTATCAGGATTTGCATCAATTTGCCTCGCTCTATCAGGAATTACATGCGCGGTTAAGTTTTTACCGGGGCACGGACAGACAGCTTATAACGGATGCGGAGGACCTTCCTGCTGAACAGGATTACGAGCTTAATCAACAGCTCGTATGTAAGATAGCGGATGCTGTTTTTCAGCAGGAGCAGGATGAGACAGAAGCTAAAGTAGGGCAGCTGTTTACCGAATTCGAACAAAAAGCAATAACGCTCCGTCAAATAAAAGAGGCATGCTGTTGTCTGCTGGAATCGATCAAGGAAAGGGGTCAGGACTCCTCTTTTGCCGAAATCGAGCTTGGCTTGCATGAGGAACTTGATTTACTTCTTTATAACAGTGTCGAGGCGATTCGTTCCTTGTTAATAGAAGATCTCGAGCGTATGATTGACTACCTCAAGCGTACGAATGACAGCCATTGGATCATTCAGCAGGCCAAGCAATATATCGAGAAGAATTTTCAGAAAGACGTGAAAGCACTGGAAGTTGCTGAGGCGCATTATATTACCCCGAACTATTTCAGTATGCTGTTTAAACAAGAGACGGGTTCGAGTTACTCTGAATATCTCAACACGATACGGATTAATAAGGCGAAAGCTTTGTTAACCGAGACGTCGAATAAAGTCTTTGAAATCGCCGAGTATGTCGGATACCGGGAGTACAAATATTTCGTGCAGGTGTTTAAGAACTATGTTGGGATCACACCGACACAATTTCGCAAACTCCATTCCATAGAAAAGTAG
- a CDS encoding cache domain-containing sensor histidine kinase translates to MQLIQYIKNSLKWKSVIIFLLLVTIPSGLIGSIVLYQSNKILKEQIITTTHRNLNNMESQLNNVVAEVEDISRYMIYSQEFRDFLTAPAVTGEDYNHLNQVRRNINGFFVFHQSEKEYFHSFQIEGQNQQVLAAGDTVTGNEAKWVQQAKDMEGKILWSTPYQMQNQQTNQDEKVITLYRVINNLYDISQPIGMVRIRLDLQALYQHVTDGFTNKQHQAFFVHNQEQDITGTGSEQDFTYQTLIEKIDTEGESFQLESDGEVYYGVSRYIEPIDMHLVSVVSEKYILSEMRDIRSTFGYMILIAVFMGLMTFAGFVFFVVRPILELTRETKRLELGDFKAQVKIRSKDEVGQLGYRFNSMVEQIQRLIDSKYKLEIQHKHSELKALQSQINPHFLYNTLDMIRWTARLEQAPETSKSIEDLSTLFRITLSQGKVWIPLKDEIKYVQSYMELQKKRLGDTFHYAIFTEAGLTDSMVLKLMLEPLVENSFKHGFPQTQENKNITIRCYQKGDVLVIDCLDNGIGIDSNKVEQLLHSEEEQDSYALKNVHARLINAFGPAYGIEIIDVPVGACVRLHLPWIKNEQMLRHLIEGEDKRNDIKDVDRG, encoded by the coding sequence ATGCAATTAATCCAATATATAAAAAACAGCTTAAAGTGGAAATCGGTGATTATTTTTTTGCTGCTGGTCACGATACCAAGCGGTTTAATCGGGTCCATCGTTCTCTATCAATCTAACAAAATATTAAAAGAACAGATTATTACGACGACGCATCGTAATTTAAACAACATGGAGTCCCAGCTCAATAACGTGGTTGCAGAAGTGGAGGATATTTCGAGATACATGATTTACAGTCAGGAATTCCGTGACTTTCTGACAGCTCCGGCGGTGACAGGAGAGGATTACAATCATTTAAATCAAGTACGTCGAAATATCAATGGTTTTTTTGTGTTTCATCAGTCAGAGAAAGAGTATTTTCATTCGTTTCAAATTGAAGGACAGAATCAGCAAGTGCTGGCAGCAGGCGATACGGTGACAGGAAACGAAGCAAAATGGGTGCAGCAGGCGAAGGATATGGAAGGAAAGATACTGTGGAGCACTCCTTATCAAATGCAGAATCAACAGACCAATCAAGACGAAAAAGTGATCACTTTGTATCGAGTGATTAATAATCTCTATGATATTAGCCAGCCAATTGGTATGGTTCGGATCCGCCTGGATTTGCAAGCGCTGTATCAGCACGTAACAGACGGCTTCACGAACAAACAGCACCAAGCCTTCTTTGTGCACAACCAGGAACAGGATATTACCGGAACTGGGTCAGAGCAGGATTTCACCTATCAAACGCTTATCGAGAAAATTGATACAGAAGGGGAAAGCTTTCAGCTCGAATCGGATGGGGAAGTGTATTACGGTGTTTCGCGATATATTGAACCAATTGATATGCACCTAGTATCCGTTGTCAGTGAAAAATATATTTTATCAGAAATGAGAGATATCCGGTCCACATTCGGCTATATGATATTAATTGCTGTGTTTATGGGATTAATGACGTTTGCCGGATTTGTCTTCTTTGTCGTTCGTCCAATTCTGGAATTGACAAGAGAAACGAAACGACTCGAACTCGGCGATTTTAAAGCACAAGTGAAAATCAGGTCAAAGGATGAAGTCGGTCAGCTCGGCTATCGCTTTAATTCGATGGTTGAACAGATTCAGCGATTGATTGACAGTAAATACAAGCTGGAAATTCAGCATAAGCACTCCGAATTAAAAGCATTACAGAGCCAGATTAACCCTCATTTTTTATATAATACATTAGACATGATTCGCTGGACAGCACGTTTGGAACAAGCGCCGGAAACGAGTAAAAGTATCGAAGATTTATCGACGTTATTCCGGATTACACTCAGTCAAGGGAAGGTGTGGATACCGCTAAAAGATGAAATAAAATATGTCCAAAGCTACATGGAATTGCAGAAAAAACGATTAGGCGATACCTTTCACTATGCGATTTTTACTGAAGCAGGTTTAACGGATAGTATGGTGCTCAAATTAATGCTTGAACCGCTGGTGGAGAATAGCTTCAAGCATGGTTTCCCACAGACGCAGGAAAACAAAAATATTACGATACGCTGTTATCAAAAAGGGGATGTCCTGGTTATCGATTGTCTGGATAACGGAATCGGCATAGACAGCAACAAGGTGGAGCAATTGCTGCATAGCGAGGAAGAACAAGACAGTTATGCGTTAAAGAATGTTCATGCTCGTTTGATTAATGCATTTGGCCCTGCATACGGTATTGAGATTATCGATGTGCCAGTGGGTGCCTGTGTCCGTCTACATCTTCCTTGGATCAAAAATGAACAAATGTTGAGGCATTTAATAGAAGGAGAGGACAAGAGAAATGACATTAAAGATGTTGATCGTGGATGA
- a CDS encoding extracellular solute-binding protein: MRMWSKHVLLGFVILLISFLAACSGSGEEASSGEDTNNEDAVELTFWKSEDIGRADYQAFMDIVEKFDKEHPDIDLQVDTTPNADYRTRLNTQAAGGQLPDVFQVWPGAELEPLVEGEALQPIDDIKSYWTEETGLLDEEDFKDFSVDGNTYAVPANTNPTHMIFYDKDMLADAGYDEFPTTYDEFLQLIDDLKADDITPIALGNSDAWVLQSVYISTIADRFTGNDFLKGVANGERAFTDDDFVKSLGVIDELVKKGAFNEDLNTIDSSQMIDYFLQGRTAMVMDGNWGISAILENMPEDKNVGVAMMPLNDKKTMSTVAGTGVAINSDLEGEKLEAAHTFLKYVYNQELWEDLIKVGRPVIANVEVPEDADLHPLQQDMLDLIAESEPAPVYDATLIPAVNDQLENELQSITVGGSTPEEAAENIQRVQESEQK, translated from the coding sequence ATGAGAATGTGGAGCAAACACGTACTTTTAGGTTTTGTTATTTTATTGATCAGCTTCTTGGCGGCGTGTTCAGGGAGTGGGGAAGAAGCTTCCTCTGGAGAGGATACCAACAACGAGGATGCTGTGGAATTGACATTCTGGAAATCAGAAGATATTGGCCGGGCCGATTATCAAGCGTTTATGGATATCGTCGAGAAATTCGATAAAGAACACCCGGATATTGACCTGCAAGTCGATACGACACCAAATGCTGATTACCGAACAAGATTAAACACACAGGCAGCGGGTGGACAATTACCTGATGTGTTCCAAGTATGGCCAGGGGCTGAGTTAGAACCACTTGTAGAAGGGGAAGCGTTGCAGCCTATCGATGATATTAAGAGCTATTGGACAGAGGAAACAGGGTTATTAGACGAGGAAGACTTTAAGGATTTCTCTGTTGATGGTAATACCTATGCTGTTCCTGCCAACACGAATCCAACACATATGATTTTTTATGATAAAGATATGTTAGCGGATGCTGGATATGACGAGTTCCCAACAACCTATGATGAATTCCTCCAACTAATAGATGATTTGAAAGCGGATGATATTACGCCAATCGCACTTGGTAATTCTGATGCATGGGTCTTGCAATCCGTTTATATTTCTACTATTGCTGACCGTTTTACCGGAAATGACTTCCTTAAAGGAGTAGCAAATGGTGAACGAGCTTTTACCGATGACGATTTTGTAAAATCGTTAGGAGTCATTGATGAATTAGTGAAAAAAGGTGCCTTTAATGAGGACCTGAACACAATTGACAGTTCGCAAATGATTGATTATTTCCTACAAGGAAGAACAGCAATGGTCATGGACGGTAACTGGGGTATTTCTGCGATTTTAGAAAATATGCCAGAGGATAAAAATGTTGGGGTGGCGATGATGCCGCTTAACGACAAGAAAACAATGTCAACCGTTGCCGGAACGGGGGTCGCAATCAATAGTGACTTAGAAGGCGAGAAACTGGAGGCAGCGCATACCTTCTTAAAATATGTCTACAATCAGGAGCTCTGGGAAGATCTGATTAAAGTTGGACGCCCTGTTATTGCGAATGTAGAGGTGCCGGAGGACGCAGATCTTCATCCACTGCAACAGGATATGCTCGACTTAATAGCAGAATCTGAACCAGCACCAGTATATGATGCGACACTGATACCGGCAGTCAATGATCAGTTAGAGAATGAACTGCAATCGATAACGGTCGGTGGTTCCACGCCTGAAGAGGCAGCGGAAAATATTCAGCGTGTACAAGAAAGTGAACAGAAGTAG
- a CDS encoding EamA family transporter, which produces MQHKIAPLFILLAAILWGTTGTMQALAPDAAHPVAIGATRLAVGGFFLLCMVLVFGNLNLKNWPLKATLGASLCMALYQPLFFSAVSITGVAIGTVVAIGSAPILSGLIEWLFFKNRPAKVWWYSTILSIAGCLMLFSNKESVYVDPVGILMALGAGLSFAGYTMISRDLVKSHSSLSVVAIVFTLSAIYLSPFLWIYDMSWIASGRGIGVSLQLGIMATGIAYFLFSRGLTQVSSSTAVTLSLAEPLTAALLGVVIIGEHLSAISWIGIAFLILGIGILVTSSKLSSE; this is translated from the coding sequence ATGCAGCATAAAATAGCGCCATTATTCATTTTACTTGCAGCCATACTGTGGGGAACGACAGGTACTATGCAGGCACTTGCACCAGATGCAGCACATCCGGTTGCGATAGGTGCTACCCGTTTAGCTGTAGGCGGCTTCTTTTTATTGTGCATGGTATTGGTATTCGGGAATTTGAACCTAAAGAATTGGCCGCTTAAAGCAACGTTAGGCGCTTCGTTATGTATGGCGTTGTATCAGCCGTTATTTTTCTCAGCAGTTTCGATTACAGGTGTGGCGATCGGAACAGTAGTAGCGATAGGGAGTGCCCCAATTTTGTCCGGTCTGATTGAATGGCTCTTCTTTAAAAATCGTCCTGCAAAAGTGTGGTGGTATTCTACTATTCTATCGATTGCCGGATGTCTGATGCTCTTCAGTAATAAAGAATCAGTATATGTCGATCCTGTTGGAATATTGATGGCATTGGGGGCAGGTCTGTCTTTTGCTGGTTATACGATGATCAGTAGAGACCTGGTAAAGAGCCATTCGTCTCTATCGGTTGTAGCGATTGTCTTTACGCTCAGCGCCATTTATCTATCTCCGTTCCTATGGATCTATGATATGTCTTGGATTGCAAGCGGGCGAGGTATAGGTGTCAGTCTTCAACTCGGAATTATGGCAACGGGAATAGCATACTTCCTTTTTTCCAGAGGTCTCACTCAAGTATCCTCATCCACCGCCGTGACGCTCTCACTGGCAGAACCATTAACCGCAGCACTGCTAGGCGTTGTCATCATAGGTGAACATTTAAGTGCTATATCATGGATAGGTATTGCCTTCTTAATACTAGGCATCGGAATATTAGTAACCTCGTCCAAGTTGTCCAGTGAATAA